Proteins from one Mesoplodon densirostris isolate mMesDen1 chromosome 1, mMesDen1 primary haplotype, whole genome shotgun sequence genomic window:
- the CAPN9 gene encoding LOW QUALITY PROTEIN: calpain-9 (The sequence of the model RefSeq protein was modified relative to this genomic sequence to represent the inferred CDS: inserted 1 base in 1 codon; substituted 3 bases at 3 genomic stop codons), which yields MPYLYWAPGPQKPPAPKDARITHSSGQSLEELRQACLQKGVLFEDADFPANSSXYSERPQLPFAWKRPGVIAARAGRVLVWERLLWGQDAVGKAKGAGPKGETLSAGATLPLTCSPSGPPYCRQGPCHPLLSALIGPSHRDALSIWEALLRVGNSGSCSGASPTKPSWPPEARSAALFQHSCSLLGGRGVVHESNQSQESHGTSGGAGEAPRPPGSPGQGGTEGEPGPGVGPGLTAPGSLRAPRHVAETSLHSGAPFGAALPPEATALQVPLPPPRAPFCLDGPGHTAGICAQPWINGGFRLNGSYEALKGGSTIEAREDFTGGVAETFTTKEAPGNFSEILDKALKRGSLVGCSIDIRNAAESEAQTPFGLIRGHAYTVMGVDQVNFXGQKIELIRVRNPWGQVEWTGSWSDSSSEXHSVGPAKQKHLCHTALDDGESWMAFRDFQAHVDKVEVCNLTSDALEEGAVRRCEVTVRQGSXVRGFTAGGCRNFLETDIKFKKLSLTSCKNIISLMDISGNGKPAFGEFRVFWDKLKKWTKLFLQFDADKSGTMSSYEVRTALKAIAFQLSTPLLQLIVLRYADQELQLGFHDFLNCLVRLETASRMFQTLSMKNKEFIHLNINEFIILTMNI from the exons ATGCCTTACCTCTACTGGGCCCCAGGGCCTCAGAAGCCCCCCGCCCCCAAGGATGCCCGCATCACCCACTCTTCGGGCCAGAGCTTGGAGGAGCTGAGGCAGGCGTGTCTGCAGAAGGGCGTTCTGTTTGAGGATGCAGACTTCCCAGCCAACAGCT TCTACAGCGAGAGGCCCCAGCTCCCCTTCGCGTGGAAAAGGCCGGGGGTGATCGCTGCCAGGGCGG GGAGGGTGCTGGTCTGGGAACGGCTCCTGTGGGGACAGGACGCTGTGGGCAAGGCTAAGGGTGCCGGACCTAAAGGGGAGACCCTGAGTGCTGGTGCCACCCTGCCGCTAAC CTGTAGCCCGTCAGGCCCCCCCTACTGCCGCCAGGGGCCTTGCCACCCCCTGCTCAGCGCCCTCA TCGGACCCTCCCATCGGGACGCCCTGTCCATCTGGGAGGCCCTTCTCCGCGTGGGGAATTCGGGCTCTTGCTCGGGGGCCTCGCCCACCAAGCCATCTTGGCCCCCTGAAGCACGGTCGGCCGCCCTGTTTCAGCACTCGTGCT CTCTGCTTGGGGGCCGGGGAGTGGTGCACGAGAGCAACCAGAGCCAGGAAAGTCATGGGACGTCCGGGGGTGCCGGAGAGGCACCTCGTCCCCCCGGGAGCCCAGGGCAAGGAGGCACCGAGGGGGAACCTGGGCCTGGGGTTGGG CCTGGGCTGACGGCCCCTGGCAGCCTGCGTGCACCACGGCACGTGGCTGAGACCTCGCTGCACAGTGGGGCTCCCTTTGGGGCTGCCCTCCCCCCAGAGGCCACTGCGCTCCAGgtaccccttcccccaccccgtgcccCCTTCTGCCTCGACGGCCCTGGGCACACGGCCGGGATCTGCGCACAGCCGTGGATC AACGGTGGTTTCAG GCTGAACGGGAGCTACGAGGCTCTGAAGGGGGGCAGCACCATCGAGGCCAGGGAGGACTTCACCGGGGGCGTGGCAGAGACCTTCACAACCAAGGAGGCTCCCGGGAACTTCTCTGAGATTCTAGACAAGGCCTTGAAGAGGGGCTCTCTGGTGGGCTGCTCCATTGAT atCAGAAATGCTGCAGAATCTGAAGCCCAGACACCTTTTGGTCTCATTAGGGGTCATGCCTACACAGTGATGGGCGTTGATCAG GTAAACTTCTGAGGCCAGAAAATAGAGCTCATCAGAGTCCGGAACCCTTGGGGGCAAGTTGAGTGGACTGGGTCCTGGAGCGACAG TTCTTCTGAGTGACATTCCGTTGGCCCAGCCAAGCAAAAGCACCTGTGCCACACTGCTCTGGATGATGGGGAGTCCTG GATGGCATTCAGAGACTTCCAGGCCCACGTTGACAAAGTAGAGGTCTGTAACCTCACTTCTGATGCCCTGGAGGAGGGTGCTGTCCGCAGGTGCGAGGTGACGGTCCGTCAGGGAAGCTAGGTGCGGGGCTTCACAGCTGGTGGCTGCCGCAACTTCCTGG AAACGGACATCAAATTCAAGAAGTTAAGCCTGACTTCCTGTAAAAACATCATTTCTCTAATGGACAT CAGTGGCAATGGGAAGCCAGCCTTTGGTGAATTCAGAGTGTTCTGGGACAAGCTGAAGAAGTGGACA AAACTTTTCCTTCAGTTTGATGCTGACAAATCCGGCACCATGTCCTCCTACGAGGTGCGGACCGCCCTGAAAGCCATAG CCTTCCAGCTCAGCACTCCCCTCCTGCAGCTGATTGTTCTCAGGTACGCAGACCAGGAGCTCCAACTGGGCTTCCATGACTTCCTCAACTGCCTGGTACGGCTGGAGACTGCAAGCC